From the genome of Streptomyces sp. JH34:
CGGCAGACCCCCGGCGAGCGAGGCCAGTTCGGCCGGGGACGTCGACCACGGACTGACGATCATCCCGTCGACCTGGTGCCCCTCCGAACCGTCCAGCAGGCGCCGTTCCAGATCCGGGCGTCCCCCGGTCCGCTCCAGGAGCACCGTCCAGCCGCGCTCCCGCGCGGCGTCGATGAGGAGACCCGCCAGGGCGCCGAAGTGGGGGGAGTGGATCTCGGGAACGACCACCCCGATGAGCCCCGTGCGCCCCTGCCGGAGGTTGCGGGCGGCGAGATTGGGGCGGTATCCCAGCTCCTCCACCGCCGCCATGACCCGGGCGCGCGTCGCCGGGGCGACGGCCGCGGCGTTGCTCACCACGTTGGAGACGGTCCGGACGGACACGCCGGCGAGTGCGGCGACGTCCTTGAGTCTCGCTGCCACGGTCGGTGAGCTCCTGTCCCTGGGTGCGCCGGGGCGGTCGGCGGACCGTGCCCCGTGCACCGTAACAGCCCTGCCGAACCCCGGTGCGCGCACACTCTTGCCACGTTGCCTGCAACGTTGCAACATGGGTGCGTCGGCAGGCCCGCGGACGAGGAGTACCTCGCCGTCGCGGGACGGCCGACCGTGCGACCCGTCGACGAAGGGACCACCGTCATGCCCGAAGCCGCCCTCGCCCCGCCCCTCGAAGAGGCCGTCCAGGACCTGTACACGGCAGGCATCACCGCCCGCCGGGGCGCCTTCACCCCGCAGTGGGCCGACGTGATGAGCGAGGACATCGAGACGGCCTTCGCCGAGGCACGCGGCCGGGAGGGCGGGGCCGTGGGCCGGGGGCCCCACCGTTACTACGTCGAGATCCACCCCGAGCAGCTGCGTGGTTTCGTCGAACTCGTGGACCATCCCTGGGTGCGAGGAGTGTGCGAGGCGGTACTGGGACCCGACTACCGCGTCGTCGAGCTGGGCTTCGACGTCCCGTTGGCCGGCGCGGTGAACCAGCCCTGGCACCGGGACTTCCCCATGCCGGACGAGACCCGGCACCGCCGCCGGCTGACGTCCCTCGCGTTCAACCTCACCGCCGTGGACACCCGCGAGGACATGGGCCCCTTCGAGATCGCGCCGGGCACCCAGTGGGACGACGACGCACGCTTCGGCCACGCGATGTTCCCGCCCCGCGACACCTACGCGCGCTACGGGGGGCTGGCCGAGCGCAAGTACCCCCGGCGCGGGGACATCTCGGCCCGCTCCGCGCTGACGGTCCACCGGGGCACGGCCAACCGCTCGACGGACTCCCGGCCGGTCCTCGTGCTGGGCGTCGACGCCCCGGGCGCGGGGAACGACGCCCAGCACGACATGGCCGTCACCCGTGCCTACTGGGCCTCCCTGCCCGGGCGGGTCCGGGCCCATCTGCACTGCCCGGTGGTGGAGGAGCTGACCCCCATCGTCCAGAAGCACACCATCGAGGGCCTGGTCATGGGTGACGCGTGACGCGTCCGGGCCCGGCGCCGGTCCGAACGGACGGCACCGGGCCCGGACACCTCGCCTCAGGGAGCCCAGGGCCCGTCCACGGCCCAGGTGGTGTCCTCGGTGAAGGTGGCCGCGTTGTCCCAGGCGTGCGTGCCACCGGGAGTGGCCAGCCACACCTCCGAGCTGATGTGGCGCAGATAGCTGCCGGGCAGATTGGCGCTCGACAGCCGTACCCCACCCGAGCCCGCGACCGCGCACCAGGTGGCGTCGGCCTTGAAGAGCGCCGAACCGTCGCTCGCGTCACGACGGACCCGGAAGTCCCGGTGACGCAGGTACTCACCGTGGTAGTTGCGGGACTCGAACGAATAGCAGTTGCCGTTCGCCAGGCCCGTGACGACCTTCCAGGTGGCGTCGCTCTTCAGCAGCGCGCTGCTGCCGCTGTCGACGACGGCCGTGTAGGCGAGTGCCTCGGAGTGGCGCAGGTACTTGTTCGTGTGACCCGGGGTGGTGACCCGGAGCGACTTGTACCCCCCGGTGGGCAGGGTGACCGGCGGGGCCGGGGTCCTCGACGCCTGGATGAGTGCCTGGTTGGCGGCCTTCACCCGCGCGGTGTCCACCTTGACCACCTGGCGGTCGTAGGTGAGCAGCCCGTTCGCCTCGTTCTCCACATCGGTGATCTCCGTGTAGACCGAGGCGGACAGGCCGGCCGGCAGCTGGCCGATCCTGAGGGCGTCGAGGAGCCCGACGAACCGGTTGTCCAGCGCGGAGACGCTCGCCTGGTCCTCGTAGCTGAAGCCGCCGCCCGGGAACCACTCGTGGCCGGGGACCTTGTACCCCAGTCCGCCGAACTCCCCGAGCACGGCGGCCCGGGTCGCAGTGGGGGCCGTGTTGCCGGGGCCGACGTAGACGTGGTTGTCGATCACGTCGCCGTTGCCGCTGTCCACGGATCCGCAGCAGTTGACCCCGCTCATGTTGTTCACCAGCCGGGACGGGTCGTACGCCTTGACCTCGTTCGCGATCCTGGCCTGGTCGTACTGGCCCCAGCCCTCGTTCTGGTTCACCCACATGACCAGCGACGGCGAGCTGCGGTGCTGGTCGATGACCGCGTGGTACTCGGCCTCCCACTGGGTCCGTGCCGCGCTGTCAGGGGTCTTGCCGGTGTCCATCGCCGGCATGTCCTGCCAGACCAAAAGGCCCAGCTTGTCCGCCCAGTAGAACCAGCGCTGCGGTTCGACCTTGATGTGCTTGCGGACCATGTTGAACCCGAGGTCCTTGTGCGCCTGGAGATCGGACCTCAGCGCGGCGTCGGTGGGCGCCGTGTAGATGCCGTCGGGCCAGTAGCCCTGGTCGAGCGTGCCGGTCTGGAAGACGAACTTCCCGTTGAGGACGGGGCGCAGGATGTTGTCGACCTTCGCCACGGCGATGGACCGCATGCCCGCGTAGCTGCCCACCGTGTCCACCACGGACGCGCCGTCGAGGAGCTCGGCGCGCACGTCGTACAGGAACGGGTCGTCCGGGCTCCAGAGCCGCGGGTTCGGCACGGAGACGGAGATGTCGCTGCCGGGCGCCCCGGTCGCCGTCCCCACGACGGTGCCGCCGCTCGACACGGTGACCCGCGCGGTCCGGCCGCTCGCCGAGGCCGCCTGGACCTTGACCCGCAGGGTGCTGTCGCCGAGGTTCGGCGTCATGTCGAGGCGCGTGACGTGCGACGCGGCGACGGGCTCCAGCCACACGGTCTGCCAGATCCCGGAAGCGGCGGTGTAGAAGATGCCGCCGCCCGCGTGCGGGTTCACGTCATTGATGCGCTGCTTGCCGACGGCCTGGCCGCCGGTCTGCGTCGGGTCGTACACGGAGACGACGATCGTGTTCGAGCCGCCGTTCAGCTGGGGCGTGATGTCGTACGAGAACGAGTCGAAGCCACCCTTGTGGGCGCCGACCTGGGTGCCGTTGACCCACACCGTGCTCTGCCAGTCCGACGCGCCGAAGTTGAGCACGACGCGGCGGCCGTTCCAGTTGGACGGAACGGTGAACGTGCGCTTGTACCAGAGCTTGTCGTTCTCCGTGATCTTCCGCTTGATG
Proteins encoded in this window:
- a CDS encoding phytanoyl-CoA dioxygenase family protein yields the protein MPEAALAPPLEEAVQDLYTAGITARRGAFTPQWADVMSEDIETAFAEARGREGGAVGRGPHRYYVEIHPEQLRGFVELVDHPWVRGVCEAVLGPDYRVVELGFDVPLAGAVNQPWHRDFPMPDETRHRRRLTSLAFNLTAVDTREDMGPFEIAPGTQWDDDARFGHAMFPPRDTYARYGGLAERKYPRRGDISARSALTVHRGTANRSTDSRPVLVLGVDAPGAGNDAQHDMAVTRAYWASLPGRVRAHLHCPVVEELTPIVQKHTIEGLVMGDA
- a CDS encoding AbfB domain-containing protein — translated: MKSAPAPRRRTLWRRLTACTGLLALLATALVGAGTAPAAAAPAAWAPKPAPMTTPWTNQVSVDNPLPEYPRPQLTRPDWANLNGIWDFAVTGRDAGQPASFSEQIRVPFVAESSLSGIKRKITENDKLWYKRTFTVPSNWNGRRVVLNFGASDWQSTVWVNGTQVGAHKGGFDSFSYDITPQLNGGSNTIVVSVYDPTQTGGQAVGKQRINDVNPHAGGGIFYTAASGIWQTVWLEPVAASHVTRLDMTPNLGDSTLRVKVQAASASGRTARVTVSSGGTVVGTATGAPGSDISVSVPNPRLWSPDDPFLYDVRAELLDGASVVDTVGSYAGMRSIAVAKVDNILRPVLNGKFVFQTGTLDQGYWPDGIYTAPTDAALRSDLQAHKDLGFNMVRKHIKVEPQRWFYWADKLGLLVWQDMPAMDTGKTPDSAARTQWEAEYHAVIDQHRSSPSLVMWVNQNEGWGQYDQARIANEVKAYDPSRLVNNMSGVNCCGSVDSGNGDVIDNHVYVGPGNTAPTATRAAVLGEFGGLGYKVPGHEWFPGGGFSYEDQASVSALDNRFVGLLDALRIGQLPAGLSASVYTEITDVENEANGLLTYDRQVVKVDTARVKAANQALIQASRTPAPPVTLPTGGYKSLRVTTPGHTNKYLRHSEALAYTAVVDSGSSALLKSDATWKVVTGLANGNCYSFESRNYHGEYLRHRDFRVRRDASDGSALFKADATWCAVAGSGGVRLSSANLPGSYLRHISSEVWLATPGGTHAWDNAATFTEDTTWAVDGPWAP